A window of Fragaria vesca subsp. vesca linkage group LG7, FraVesHawaii_1.0, whole genome shotgun sequence contains these coding sequences:
- the LOC101306861 gene encoding omega-3 fatty acid desaturase, chloroplastic-like — protein sequence MASWVISECGLKPLPRVYPQTRNGLTSKPIRPLQLKNKSLGSSLRVSNGFRGQSWALNVSAPLNVVTLGEDRVDQDGGEFDPGAAPPFNLGDIRAAIPKHCWVKNPWKSMSYVVRDVAVVFGLAAVAAYFNNWAVWPLYWFAQSTMFWALFVLGHDCGHGSFSNNPKLNSVVGHLLHSSILVPYHGWRISHRTHHQNHGHVENDESWHPLTEKTFKSLDKVTQILRFALPFPMLAYPFYLWLRSPGKKGSHYNPSSDLFLPTERKDIITSTTCWTAMVALLIGLNFVMGPMQMLKLYGIPYWGFVVWLDLVTYLHHHGHEDKLPWYRGKEWSYLRGGLTTLDRDYGLFNNIHHDIGTHVIHHLFPQIPHYNLVEATEAAKPVFGKYYREPKKSGPLPFHLLGVLVKSFKKDHYVSDTGDVVYYQTDKKISGS from the exons ATGGCGAGTTGGGTCATCTCAGAATGTGGCCTCAAGCCTCTCCCTAGAGTCTACCCTCAAACCAGAAATGGCCTCACCTCAAAACCCATTAGGCCATTGCAACTCAAAAACAAGAGCCTTGGTTCTTCTTTGAGGGTGTCAAATGGGTTTAGAGGGCAGAGTTGGGCGCTCAATGTGAGTGCTCCATTGAATGTGGTGACTCTTGGGGAAGATAGGGTTGATCAAGATGGTGGGGAGTTTGACCCTGGTGCAGCTCCTCCGTTTAATTTGGGTGATATTCGGGCAGCAATTCCAAAGCATTGTTGGGTTAAGAATCCTTGGAAGTCTATGAGTTATGTTGTGAGGGATGTGGCTGTGGTTTTTGGCTTGGCGGCTGTGGCGGCTTACTTTAACAATTGGGCTGTTTGGCCTCTTTACTGGTTTGCTCAGAGCACCATGTTCTGGGCTCTCTTTGTTCTTGGCCATGATTG TGGTCATGGAAGCTTCTCTAATAACCCAAAGCTGAATAGTGTGGTGGGTCATCTTCTTCATTCTTCAATCCTTGTCCCATACCATGGATG GAGAATAAGTCACAGAACTCATCATCAGAACCATGGTCATGTCGAAAATGATGAGTCTTGGCATCCG TTAACTGAGAAAACCTTCAAAAGTTTGGATAAGGTTACTCAGATATTGAGGTTCGCCTTGCCTTTCCCTATGCTTGCTTACCCCTTTTATCTG TGGCTTAGAAGTCCAGGAAAGAAAGGTTCTCATTATAATCCGAGCAGCGACTTGTTTCTTCCAACTGAAAGGAAAGATATTATCACCTCCACTACCTGTTGGACTGCAATGGTTGCCCTGCTTATTGGTCTGAACTTTGTAATGGGTCCAATGCAAATGCTTAAGCTTTATGGAATTCCATACTGG GGGTTTGTCGTATGGTTGGACTTAGTGACTTACTTACATCACCATGGCCATGAAGACAAGCTTCCATGGTATCGTGGAAAG GAATGGAGTTATCTAAGAGGAGGGCTAACAACCCTTGATCGTGACTATGGACTGTTCAATAACATTCATCATGATATTGGTACCCATGTCATACATCACCTATTCCCTCAAATCCCACACTACAACTTAGTAGAAGCA ACCGAGGCAGCTAAGCCGGTGTTTGGGAAGTACTACAGGGAGCCAAAGAAATCTGGGCCTCTCCCATTCCATTTATTGGGAGTCCTTGTAAAAAGCTTCAAGAAAGATCACTATGTAAGTGATACTGGGGATGTTGTATATTATCAAACTGATAAGAAAATCTCCGGATCTTAG